Proteins encoded in a region of the Gammaproteobacteria bacterium genome:
- a CDS encoding cytochrome c, producing MRVLSSLFSSASLAIAAMALASSAAAQDVTFHKDIEPILQRSCQNCHREGGVAPMPLVTYEQVAPFAGLIEYKTGIRDRAGAMPPWYAEKEIGIQHFKNDPSLSDQEIEAISRWTRTGTPKGDVADAPTALVFNDSVKWTLGEPDLVITTEDFFMAAGRPDWWGEIARVPSGLTEDRYVKSVEIVETNDVPTGGSGRDTVGGRYIFHHMIWRTEVHDEDGNPVADQTVSWPVHEVGRNPDIFDEDAGRLLRAGSVFATDSVHMHSNGRDTTGHLEIGFRFHPKGYEPKYKPSRVGLDNGVDISIAGNEKDQELHAYTVLNDHTKIITFEPHLHAPGERMCLEAIWGYTVETLSCVGYDHNWVRGYPYEDDYAPLLPKGTILHIVGYFNNTEENPNVPDPRNWQGSGNRSVTNMFIDLGIRVTLSEEQFFEAMEERRQNLNLGPNDHVIGCPLCLAPLVAPVPQTTDSDTDLSDDIAFQGAN from the coding sequence ATGCGAGTACTCAGTTCACTGTTTTCAAGTGCATCGCTGGCAATAGCTGCCATGGCGCTGGCCTCATCCGCGGCTGCCCAGGATGTCACTTTTCACAAGGACATCGAACCAATCCTGCAGCGCAGCTGCCAGAATTGTCATCGCGAAGGGGGCGTGGCGCCCATGCCACTGGTTACCTACGAGCAGGTCGCTCCCTTTGCCGGCCTGATCGAATACAAGACTGGTATCAGGGATCGAGCCGGCGCCATGCCACCCTGGTACGCCGAGAAAGAAATCGGCATTCAGCATTTTAAAAATGATCCCTCCCTGAGCGATCAGGAAATCGAGGCGATCTCCCGCTGGACGCGAACCGGTACGCCCAAGGGCGACGTGGCGGACGCTCCCACGGCACTGGTTTTCAATGACAGCGTCAAATGGACGCTGGGTGAGCCGGACCTGGTGATTACCACGGAAGACTTCTTCATGGCTGCCGGTCGGCCGGACTGGTGGGGTGAGATTGCCAGGGTCCCCAGCGGCCTGACCGAGGACCGGTATGTGAAATCCGTGGAAATCGTCGAAACCAACGATGTCCCTACCGGCGGCTCCGGGCGTGATACGGTGGGTGGCCGCTATATTTTTCACCACATGATCTGGCGCACCGAGGTTCATGACGAAGACGGTAATCCGGTTGCGGACCAGACAGTCAGCTGGCCGGTCCATGAAGTGGGGCGCAACCCGGACATCTTCGATGAAGATGCAGGTCGACTGCTCCGTGCCGGCTCTGTATTCGCCACCGATTCGGTCCACATGCACTCCAATGGCCGCGATACAACCGGCCACCTGGAAATCGGTTTCCGTTTCCACCCCAAGGGCTATGAACCGAAGTACAAGCCATCCCGCGTGGGCCTCGACAATGGCGTGGATATCAGCATTGCCGGTAACGAAAAAGACCAGGAACTGCACGCCTACACGGTGCTGAACGACCACACCAAGATCATTACTTTCGAGCCCCACCTGCATGCACCCGGTGAACGGATGTGTCTGGAGGCCATCTGGGGCTACACGGTGGAAACCCTGTCCTGCGTCGGATATGACCACAACTGGGTACGCGGTTATCCCTATGAGGACGATTATGCACCGCTGCTTCCCAAGGGCACGATCCTGCACATCGTCGGTTACTTCAACAATACCGAGGAGAATCCCAACGTGCCTGATCCGCGCAATTGGCAGGGATCCGGCAACCGCTCGGTAACCAACATGTTTATCGATCTGGGTATTCGCGTGACTTTAAGTGAGGAGCAGTTCTTCGAAGCCATGGAAGAACGTCGCCAGAATCTGAATCTCGGCCCCAATGACCATGTCATAGGCTGTCCGCTATGCCTGGCACCGCTTGTAGCACCGGTCCCTCAAACCACCGACAGTGATACAGATCTCAGTGACGACATCGCTTTCCAGGGAGCGAACTGA
- a CDS encoding TorF family putative porin → MKTRILSLAAAGLLMTVGSVQAQSLTANVAVSNNYIWRGLTQSVNDPAVSGGLDWAADSGFYLGTWASNVSYTNEDNSLFNYEHDIYGGFSGEAGGLAYDVGYLYYNYDAQAEFDFSELYGSIGVGGFTFGAYILVDTEADEGPGQDFGFGEATYIYADYVMEVGNGVEVGFHVGRHEGDFNEAFNGVTGDYLDYNISIAKDGFSFMITDTDTGDEDSPAFLDNDEVKFVVSYSMDFEL, encoded by the coding sequence ATGAAAACTCGAATTCTTTCTTTAGCGGCTGCCGGTTTATTAATGACTGTCGGCTCTGTGCAGGCTCAATCGCTGACAGCCAACGTCGCCGTAAGCAACAACTATATCTGGCGCGGACTCACTCAGAGTGTCAACGACCCGGCCGTCTCTGGCGGCCTGGACTGGGCAGCGGACAGTGGTTTCTACCTGGGCACCTGGGCATCCAACGTCAGCTACACCAACGAAGACAACAGCCTCTTCAACTACGAGCACGATATCTACGGTGGTTTCTCTGGTGAAGCGGGCGGCCTGGCCTACGATGTGGGTTACCTGTACTACAACTACGACGCCCAAGCCGAGTTTGACTTCAGCGAACTGTATGGCTCCATCGGTGTTGGCGGATTTACTTTTGGTGCCTACATCCTGGTAGACACCGAAGCCGATGAGGGACCGGGCCAGGACTTTGGTTTTGGCGAAGCGACTTATATCTACGCTGACTATGTCATGGAAGTGGGCAATGGTGTGGAAGTCGGCTTCCACGTTGGCCGTCACGAAGGCGATTTCAATGAAGCCTTTAACGGAGTAACCGGCGACTACCTCGACTACAACATTTCGATTGCCAAAGACGGTTTCAGCTTCATGATCACCGACACAGATACAGGTGATGAAGATAGCCCGGCTTTCCTGGACAATGACGAAGTCAAATTCGTGGTCAGCTATTCCATGGACTTCGAGCTCTAG
- a CDS encoding NAD(P)-dependent alcohol dehydrogenase, translated as MKAVIWTRYGPPESLVVRNQDKPRPRAGQVLIRNAVANIFAGDAELRRFQINGLFWLPVRLAVGLFKPRVKILGQEFAGTVEEVGAGVTDFAPGDRVFAPTGIGGAYAEFLCQKTSLLTRIPEGVSFSDAACLSVGGTNALHFLRVAEVKAGDRVLLNGAGGSIGTLAIQLAKIMGAEVTVVDSSRKLGTLLWLGADHVLDYREDDFTAHASVYDVIIDIVGGASYKGCLRALQPGGRLVLGNAPTAQMFRRLWSRWATDRKVRIALAGYEKADLEYLAGLLGEGKIKPVIERSYTIDQIVEAHRYLETGRKIGNVLLALPVDGA; from the coding sequence ATGAAAGCCGTAATCTGGACACGCTACGGGCCACCTGAGTCGCTGGTGGTTCGAAACCAGGATAAGCCGCGACCCAGGGCCGGTCAGGTGCTGATTCGCAATGCGGTGGCCAATATTTTTGCCGGTGACGCCGAGCTGCGCCGTTTTCAGATCAACGGCCTGTTCTGGCTGCCGGTAAGGCTGGCTGTGGGTTTGTTCAAGCCACGGGTAAAGATTCTGGGGCAGGAATTTGCCGGTACCGTGGAAGAAGTCGGCGCGGGCGTCACCGATTTTGCGCCGGGCGATCGGGTTTTCGCCCCGACCGGTATCGGCGGCGCCTATGCCGAGTTTCTGTGTCAGAAAACCTCGCTGCTCACCCGTATTCCTGAGGGGGTGAGCTTTTCCGATGCAGCCTGCCTCTCGGTGGGGGGGACCAATGCCCTGCATTTTCTGCGCGTTGCTGAGGTAAAAGCCGGAGACAGGGTATTGCTCAATGGTGCGGGAGGCAGTATCGGGACGCTGGCCATCCAGTTGGCCAAGATCATGGGCGCGGAAGTTACCGTGGTGGACAGTAGTCGCAAGCTGGGTACGTTACTGTGGCTGGGCGCCGATCATGTTCTGGATTACCGTGAGGATGACTTTACCGCGCACGCGTCTGTTTACGATGTAATCATCGACATTGTCGGAGGAGCCTCCTACAAAGGCTGTCTGCGAGCGCTGCAACCGGGTGGCCGCCTGGTGCTGGGTAATGCGCCGACCGCACAGATGTTTCGCCGGCTGTGGAGTCGCTGGGCCACGGATCGCAAGGTGCGCATCGCACTGGCCGGTTACGAAAAGGCCGACCTCGAGTATCTGGCCGGCCTGCTGGGGGAAGGAAAGATCAAGCCGGTGATCGAGCGCAGCTACACAATCGATCAGATTGTCGAGGCACACCGCTACCTGGAAACGGGGCGCAAAATCGGTAACGTTTTACTGGCCCTGCCGGTTGATGGCGCCTGA
- the nhaC gene encoding Na+/H+ antiporter NhaC, which yields MSTATHNTALIPSLTQALVCFLGIFGLLSTGLFLLAVDLHSLMFLCLLWAGAHAAILGYDFHAIRRMISEAISQALPAIYIFVLIGMVIASFMQAGTIASLIYFGLSILNPAWFLVVSLLLCSAMSLATGTSWGTAGTMGVVLMGIGGAMGVPLPLVAGTVVAGATFGDKMSPISDTTNLAAMSAGTSLYRHIGSMLYTTLPTYLLTLVLLAGVGAFLTPSTVPGSDIDTLRRALAGAYRLQPFIVFLPLLVMVVLSVRRVAAEVTMSASIVTACLVAIFYQGTDFTVVLNALWLNTPGNTGIENLDGLLGRGGISSMAWTLLLALMALALGGVLHESGMLARLLAGLLLRVKRVGALIATTIAAGLVGNMAMGEAYISIILNCQLFKSHYQAMSLDPAVLSRSVEEGSTLTTGLIPWTTAGAFYSATLGVSVIEYAPYAFFNYLNGVVAVVMATLGIGLMKEKVAEPSVSA from the coding sequence ATGTCGACTGCCACTCACAACACCGCCCTTATCCCTTCACTGACGCAGGCACTGGTGTGTTTTCTGGGCATCTTCGGGCTGCTTTCCACCGGTCTGTTCCTGCTGGCCGTGGATCTGCACAGCCTGATGTTTCTCTGCCTGCTATGGGCCGGTGCGCACGCAGCAATACTTGGCTACGATTTCCACGCCATCCGACGGATGATAAGCGAGGCAATCAGCCAGGCACTTCCGGCTATCTACATCTTCGTGTTGATCGGCATGGTGATTGCCAGTTTCATGCAGGCGGGTACCATCGCCAGTCTGATCTATTTCGGGTTGAGTATTCTCAATCCCGCCTGGTTTCTGGTCGTCAGCCTTCTGCTCTGCAGCGCCATGTCACTGGCTACCGGCACATCCTGGGGCACGGCCGGGACTATGGGTGTGGTGCTGATGGGTATCGGAGGCGCCATGGGTGTGCCCCTTCCACTGGTGGCGGGAACAGTCGTGGCAGGGGCCACTTTTGGGGACAAGATGTCGCCGATTTCCGATACCACAAACCTGGCCGCCATGAGTGCCGGTACCAGCCTGTATCGCCATATCGGGTCGATGCTGTATACCACGCTGCCCACCTATCTGTTGACGCTGGTCCTGCTGGCTGGTGTCGGTGCTTTCCTGACCCCGTCGACGGTGCCGGGCAGTGATATCGATACCCTGCGCCGTGCCCTCGCAGGCGCCTACCGTCTGCAGCCGTTTATCGTGTTTCTGCCCCTGCTGGTCATGGTGGTATTGAGTGTGCGTCGTGTCGCCGCGGAAGTGACCATGTCCGCCAGTATTGTGACCGCATGCCTGGTGGCGATCTTCTATCAGGGAACGGATTTCACCGTGGTATTGAACGCTCTGTGGCTGAATACGCCGGGTAACACCGGCATCGAAAACCTCGATGGTCTGCTGGGTCGAGGCGGTATCAGCAGCATGGCTTGGACCCTGCTGCTGGCGCTCATGGCACTGGCACTGGGGGGTGTGTTGCATGAGAGCGGTATGCTGGCGCGCCTGCTGGCGGGCCTGTTGTTACGGGTTAAACGGGTCGGTGCTCTGATCGCCACGACGATCGCCGCCGGCCTGGTCGGCAACATGGCCATGGGTGAGGCCTACATTTCCATTATCCTTAATTGTCAGCTCTTTAAATCCCACTATCAGGCAATGTCCCTGGACCCTGCCGTGCTGTCACGCAGTGTCGAGGAGGGATCAACCCTTACCACCGGCCTGATTCCCTGGACTACCGCAGGCGCATTCTACTCGGCCACTCTGGGAGTGTCGGTGATTGAATACGCGCCCTATGCCTTTTTTAACTACCTGAACGGCGTGGTGGCTGTAGTAATGGCGACCCTCGGTATCGGGCTGATGAAAGAAAAGGTGGCTGAGCCTTCTGTGTCCGCCTGA
- a CDS encoding DUF6265 family protein — protein MSMKNICATAVLSLAATTTFAGPPAVIEDLSWMTGNWAGALGPNQLEENWIKAEGSSIASMVRMTGNDATSMFEMITIEEVDGSLVLHIQQFDPGFKPRTPEPQEMELAEITADSVRFVAVSEGGMASLGYSNPDPDTFIIHVGQANGNTLDIPLKKRSIWE, from the coding sequence ATGAGCATGAAGAATATTTGCGCCACCGCAGTTTTGAGTCTTGCTGCCACCACCACTTTTGCCGGGCCACCGGCGGTCATCGAAGACCTGAGCTGGATGACTGGCAACTGGGCCGGCGCATTGGGGCCCAATCAGCTGGAAGAAAACTGGATCAAGGCCGAGGGAAGTTCGATCGCCTCCATGGTGCGCATGACCGGCAACGACGCAACCAGCATGTTCGAGATGATCACCATCGAGGAAGTGGACGGCTCGCTGGTACTGCACATCCAGCAGTTTGATCCCGGTTTCAAGCCTCGCACCCCGGAACCGCAGGAAATGGAGCTGGCTGAGATCACCGCTGACAGCGTGCGCTTTGTGGCGGTATCGGAGGGCGGCATGGCTTCTCTGGGCTACAGCAACCCGGACCCTGACACGTTTATCATCCATGTCGGCCAGGCCAACGGTAACACCCTCGACATCCCGCTCAAGAAGCGCTCAATCTGGGAATAG